One segment of Etheostoma cragini isolate CJK2018 chromosome 23, CSU_Ecrag_1.0, whole genome shotgun sequence DNA contains the following:
- the pmch gene encoding pro-MCH, producing the protein MISVYSVLYTLVLFSELSSHLVTVATPATKGDEGAMEQNGLFLGDESMTEPAGVPLSYRRNLLLDTNARDEDGSPKILIFSDMGLKGHGIRGLNPNPAFTRSLPLLTDQSLSYTPAEHSLTIGRRNTDNGMLRCMIGRVYRPCWVQ; encoded by the exons ATGATTTCTGTCTACTCTGTCCTGTACACTCTGGTGCTGTTCTCTGAGCTGAGCAGCCACTTGGTCACTGTAGCCACGCCTGCCACTAAAGGAGACGAGGGCGCAATGGAGCAAAACGGCCTGTTCCTGGGGGATGAGTCCATGACTGAGCCCGCTGGGGTTCCCCTCTCGTACAGACGAAACCTCCTGCTTGACACCAACGCGAGGGATGAAGACGGAAGCCCCAAAATCCTCATTTTCTCA GACATGGGGCTGAAAGGACACGGTATTCGTGGGCTGAACCCGAACCCAGCCTTCACCCGGAGCCTTCCTCTGCTCACAGACCAAAGCTTGAGCTACACTCCTGCCGAGCACAGTTTGACCATTGGTCGCCGAAACACTGACAATGGCA TGCTGCGGTGTATGATAGGAAGAGTGTACCGACCCTGCTGGGTACAATAG